Proteins from a genomic interval of Panthera tigris isolate Pti1 chromosome A2, P.tigris_Pti1_mat1.1, whole genome shotgun sequence:
- the TMEM205 gene encoding transmembrane protein 205 isoform X2: MEENGNPGSLIKMVHLLVLSGAWGMQMWVTFVSGFLLFRSLPRHTFGLVQSKLFPFYFHISMGCAFINLCILAPQHAWAQLTFWEASQLFLLFLSLTLSTVNARWLEPRTTAAMWALHAVEKERGLGGEVPGSHQGPDPYRQLRGQDPKYGVLRQIFFRYHGLSSVCNLGCVLSNGLCLAGLALGLSSL, encoded by the exons ATGGAGGAAAATGGGAATCCAGGAAGCCTGATTAAGATGGTCCATCTACTGGTCTTGTCAGGGGCCTGGGGCATGCAAATGTGGGTGACCTTCGTCTCAG GCTTCCTGCTTTTCCGGAGCCTGCCCCGACATACCTTTGGCCTCGTGCAGAGCAAACTCTTCCCTTTCTACTTTCACATCTCCATGGGCTGTGCCTTCATCAACCTCTGCATCTTGGCTCCACAACATGCCTGGGCTCAGCTCACATTCTGGGAAGCCAGCCAG CTCTTCCTGCTGTTCCTGAGCCTCACGCTGTCCACCGTCAACGCCCGCTGGCTAGAGCCCCGCACCACGGCCGCCATGTGGGCCCTGCACGCGGTGGAGAAGGAGCGGGGCCTGGGCGGGGAGGTGCCCGGCAGCCACCAGGGCCCCGACCCCTACCGCCAGCTGCGGGGACAGGACCCCAAGTACGGTGTCCTCCGCCAGATCTTTTTCCGCTACCACGGCCTGTCCTCCGTGTGCAACCTGGGCTGCGTCCTGAGCAACGGGCTGTGTCTGGCGGGCCTCGCCCTGGGCCTCAGTAGCCTGTAG
- the RAB3D gene encoding ras-related protein Rab-3D: MASAGDPPTGPRDAADQNFDYMFKLLLIGNSSVGKTSFLFRYADDSFTPAFVSTVGIDFKVKTVYRHDKRIKLQIWDTAGQERYRTITTAYYRGAMGFLLMYDVANQESFTAVQDWATQIKTYSWDNAQVILVGNKCDLEDERVVPTEDGRRLADDLGFEFFEASAKENINVKQVFERLVDVICEKMNESLEPSSSPGSNGKGPALGDTPPPEPSGCSC; encoded by the exons ATGGCATCGGCCGGAGACCCCCCCACAGGCCCACGGGATGCAGCAGACCAGAACTTCGACTACATGTTTAAGCTGCTACTTATCGGCAACAGCAGCGTGGGCAAGACGTCCTTCCTGTTCCGCTACGCGGACGACTCCTTCACACCTGCCTTCGTCAGCACCGTGGGCATTGACTTCAAGGTCAAGACGGTCTATCGCCATGACAAGAGGATCAAGCTGCAGATCTGG GACACGGCGGGCCAGGAGCGCTACCGCACGATCACCACGGCCTACTACCGCGGCGCCATGGGCTTCCTGCTCATGTATGATGTTGCCAACCAGGAGTCCTTCACCGCTGTGCAGGACTG GGCCACTCAGATCAAGACCTACTCCTGGGACAACGCGCAGGTCATCCTCGTGGGGAACAAGTGCGACCTGGAGGATGAGCGTGTTGTGCCTACTGAGGACGGCCGGAGGCTCGCTGATGACCTTG GTTTCGAGTTCTTTGAGGCCAGTGCCAAAGAGAACATCAACGTGAAGCAGGTCTTCGAGCGCCTGGTGGACGTCATCTGTGAGAAGATGAATGAGTCCCTAGAACCCAGCTCCAGCCCGGGCAGCAACGGGAAAGGCCCGGCCTTGGGGGACACCCCACCCCCCGAGCCCAGCGGCTGCAGCTGCTAG
- the TMEM205 gene encoding transmembrane protein 205 isoform X1, translated as MGLEACRMEENGNPGSLIKMVHLLVLSGAWGMQMWVTFVSGFLLFRSLPRHTFGLVQSKLFPFYFHISMGCAFINLCILAPQHAWAQLTFWEASQLFLLFLSLTLSTVNARWLEPRTTAAMWALHAVEKERGLGGEVPGSHQGPDPYRQLRGQDPKYGVLRQIFFRYHGLSSVCNLGCVLSNGLCLAGLALGLSSL; from the exons ATGGGGTTGGAG GCCTGCAGGATGGAGGAAAATGGGAATCCAGGAAGCCTGATTAAGATGGTCCATCTACTGGTCTTGTCAGGGGCCTGGGGCATGCAAATGTGGGTGACCTTCGTCTCAG GCTTCCTGCTTTTCCGGAGCCTGCCCCGACATACCTTTGGCCTCGTGCAGAGCAAACTCTTCCCTTTCTACTTTCACATCTCCATGGGCTGTGCCTTCATCAACCTCTGCATCTTGGCTCCACAACATGCCTGGGCTCAGCTCACATTCTGGGAAGCCAGCCAG CTCTTCCTGCTGTTCCTGAGCCTCACGCTGTCCACCGTCAACGCCCGCTGGCTAGAGCCCCGCACCACGGCCGCCATGTGGGCCCTGCACGCGGTGGAGAAGGAGCGGGGCCTGGGCGGGGAGGTGCCCGGCAGCCACCAGGGCCCCGACCCCTACCGCCAGCTGCGGGGACAGGACCCCAAGTACGGTGTCCTCCGCCAGATCTTTTTCCGCTACCACGGCCTGTCCTCCGTGTGCAACCTGGGCTGCGTCCTGAGCAACGGGCTGTGTCTGGCGGGCCTCGCCCTGGGCCTCAGTAGCCTGTAG